In Cygnus atratus isolate AKBS03 ecotype Queensland, Australia chromosome 29, CAtr_DNAZoo_HiC_assembly, whole genome shotgun sequence, the sequence ATGGAGAATTcgtaaaacacattttttaggTGGTTTGGGGGGTTTTCTTTTGGCATGATTCTCTTGAGCAAACTACAGTGCTCACACACCGTGGGGTGGGTTTAAGTTGGTTCACGGAGGACAGAAACGGTCCTCGGGGTTTTGTTGGCCAGGGGATTTCATTGCCATCTGTGCCGGTGGTGTGGATACTCACTCTGGTTTGGTAGAAAGCCTCCACTTCAGCCTTGCTCTTCTGGGCAATCTCCTCATAGCAGCACTCAACACTTTTGATGATGCCCTCCATGTCCAGGTCGCGGCTGTTGTCCATTTGCACGATGACCGAGGTGTCACACAGCTGGCAATCCAACTGAGCTCTCTCCTGCAAGATCCATCACAGGTCAGTGACCCAGCAAAGGGGAGGTCTGGAGAGAAAATGTATGGCTGGGGAAGGTTGTCCCATGAATACCCAGCTGGGGCATGGGGTCCTCCAGACGGCTGGCTGGTTTCCAGCAAGAGCTGGCAGCTGGGACCTGTTGTTGGCACAATATGGGATTGCTGCACGTAATTCCCCAAGGAGAGTGGGGAGTCCTGGTGGAGCAACTCGCTTGGATGCAGCCCGGTGTTGCCGGCTGCATCAGCAGTTCTGTGGGCTGTGCATCCCTCCGGGTGAGTGCTTTGGGCACTGCAGACTCCCGGGAAGTGTTTGGTTAGAAAAGGTGGAAAGCAAACACGGTGTCCCCATGTGCTCTGTTAGGAATGTTTTAGACAAAAGGGTTACTTTCGCCAATATATTCTGACTTAAGAAGCTAAAAAAgttaaatgctaaaaatatctgtgttttcAAGAGTGAGATGTTTCCATGGCTCCAGGCATGGTTTGGATGAGAATTTTAGGGGCTTTTTTCATGCAGAAGTCCTCCCTTTGCAGTCAGGAGACCACCAAATCCACCCTGTGCCTGCCCAAAGCGTATGTAACAGCATTGCTACCAAACACATAAAGAGATATAGATTTTTTGGATGCACCTGTaggattttcagaaaagacacCTTTCCCTGTGTTGAGTCTGCTGCAGCAAATGAGCGTGCTCTTACCTCGGCATAGATGCACTTCAGGAACTCCAGCTGCTGCCGCAGGAGACCCACCctcacctccagctcctccttggTCAGGTAGAGACAGTCCACGTCCTGGAGAGACACCGCGGATTTGGTGAAAagaggtgaaagaaaaacagctgtggCAAAGCCCCTTTTCTCTGTTAGATTTGGAGAAGCCTCCCCACGGCCAGCCCCTGAGGCTGCCTGGCTTTGTTTCATGTGTGCTTACAAGCTGGCAGGGTTCTTCAGGTGACCCATGTGGGTCGCCTCAATTTTGGGGCTACACAGCAAGGGTTCAGGCAGTGCCATGGTGCCGTGGCTTTCCATTTCACTGCTTGGTCCCACACTCGGGTTCTGCATACACACCAGCCACCCTCAGCCGAGCTCGCTGGTGTTGTCCATAGCACAGCTCACCTTCTTCAGCACCACAAATTCGTTCTCCGCAGCTGTGCGCTTGTTGATCTCATCTTCATAtctgcaggaggaaaggagaggggtgGGCTGCTGAGTCCCGGTGGTCCCATCCCCACCACCcaagcagccagcacagagcatGGGAAGCATGACTGAAACCAGGGCCTCTCCCTATTTGCTTTGTACCTCCTATTagagttttgctttgttgttatttttttttcctctgtgctgagCTTTGTTCAGCAGTTTTAAATAGCCCACGCCGGCAGTATCGGTGGCTGGTGTGAGATGGCAATAAATCAGGCCAAACCACTAGAAATGCCAAACTGTGTACCAAGCTGAAGGCTTGCTTTGCTGCTTCTagccctgctgctctgtgtgaGGTGTTTTGGAAGCATCCAGGACTCTGCTCTGAGCTTTATGGGGAGACTGCGGCCAAAATGCCCCAAGGGAGGTCAGGAGCTTGAGCAACCTGTGAAACTCCTAGGTGCCATGAAAAGGAAAGCCGGTGTATAATGACTAAGTAATTGGGACCTGGAAGAACTTTCACAAGATGAGTCTGACCTCCTTGGTGGTGGCTCAGTGAGAGAAAACGTCTGAGACACTTGTCTGTAAGGTCTTTGGAGAAGACTACTCTTATACGCTTGTTGTGCATCACCAGCCACTGTACGTCCTGGTTCACGGCTTAGCGTAGCACACAGGGAACTATTAAGGAACATCTGCATCTTAGATTAAAGAAACAATTCCCACATTTCCTCTGGGAAGAGGGAATGAACCCCAGTGGAGATGATGTGGATAAAGTGTGGAGTGAAGACAAATGGGCTGAGGGATCTGTGGGAATGGATGGCACCAGGGGCAGGAGATTTGAGGGAGCCACAGATGACGTGGGAGATTTGATACAGTAAACCACAGGGGCGTGCAGGAGTGctagggagaggaaaagaggtTCCCTGTCCCTCACCCTAAGGAAATACTGCAGGGGGGGCTCTCCCAGTGCATCATCTGCACCTGAGATGCAGCAGTGGGACCCCAGCACAGAATCCAGCCCAGTGCTGgtgtgccctgccctgctccctccctgtgctccagtttttgagctgtctgctgctgctgcattgGCTTCACGCTCCAAAAGTCTGCTTCAGTCCAGCCAACACCCCAGCCTCCATCTTCTCTCTGCATGCTACTTACTTGCACTTGTACTCTTGCACCAGGTCCCTCAGGCACCGCTCCTCGTTTTCCAGCCTCTCTCGCTCCCCCAGCACACACTCCAGCTGCTTCCTCAGGTTGCAGATGAAATTCTCAAAAACAGGCTCCAGGTTTCTCCTGGAGGCCGGCAGGACatactgctgcagcagctcccacttGGTGGTCAGCACtttgttctgctgctccagcagccggacctggggaaggaagagatgcaAGGGTCATCCCCCCCTCTCGTCCTGGGCAAAGGCACTTCAGGTCCCTCCActtccaggaggaaaaaataaaaataaaatcagaaatgccAAAGGTTAAGCGCTGATTTCTCAGCAGCCTGAGTGAGAAGAGCATCTTCTGTCAGCTAAGCCCGGTGCCACCCAGGACTCCTGAGGCTGAACGACATCCATGCGTTTGCTCTGTGTTGAGCCCGATCATCTCTTTGACAAAAGCAAGCTTCAGCCAaactctgccttctccctgTGACAACTGGCTGGAGGAGGATCATCTGCCTCCTCTGATGGGCTGATTACAGTAATGAGTCTTTCCTGGTGCTAAAAGCACCATCCAGGAGCTCATTTGAATGTATCTGATTTAAGCTCTAACCGCGGATACTTATCATGCCTTTCACTTCTAGATTAAAGAGCTCTCTAGTACTTGGGAACCTTTATGTATCATGAATAAGTCATTTTCAATGGGAGGAAGTAGGGTGGCTCCTCTTACATGGGCTTGGTTGtttcagctgcagaacagctcacaaagaaaatcaagatcAGATGGAGCAAAGGTTCCTCTGctctttgaaaaatcattttctataATGCATCTctaaacagcaatgaaaaaccCTTAGGCTTAGCTAAGGTAACAACgagaaattacatttgtttaGGAAATCGCCAAACTCTTTTGTCCACAGAGTGgagggacagaaaaaataaagttgttccTCTCATTTTAGCCAGATATCTATCTTTCTACTTCTGTGAAATGAAGtgaactgtaaaaaaatacaagtcCCCTGGAGTTTATAGAAGAAGGATAGGAACAGAAGATGACACATGTCCTAGAAGCACAGCATCATATTGGCTGGAAACGACCGTCAAGACCATTTCAGCGTCTCTGTCCCTCCTCTCCCAGGCTTTGGCTTACTGttggagctgctcctgctctaGCTATTTAGCAGGCTGGTGACCATCGGGAGGTCAGATACCTCTGCGGTTGCCTTGGGGCAAGGCTTACATCCAAGCAGTCTCCACATCGGGAGTATGGTCTACCAGAGCCATTGCAAGACACGGGGGCGCCGGGCAAAGCAGGCGCTGGCTTGTCCCTAGAGACAGCCCGGAGAGCGGGGGCTCACCTTGTCGATGAAGCAGGCGAACTGGTTGTTGAGGTTCTTGATCTGCTCCTTCTCGTGGGTCCGCACTTGGCACTCCTCGGGGTCGACCCCCACGCAGAGGGGCTTGAGGAGCTCCGGGTGGATGCTGACGCCCCGAATCCCCTCCGAGCGGCCTCCGCCGAGGCCGATGCTGATGCCGCCACCATAGCCTCCGATCGCCACGCCGTCCCCAAGGCCTCTGAAGCTGCCCAGGCCCCCGTAGCCTCCGCAGTTACCAAACCCCACGACCGTGCCCACGCCAAAGCGGCCTCCGCCATAAGCCACGCCGCAACGTCCCACGCCGGCACCGCCGTAGACCCCGCTGCGGCAGCTGCCGCCGAAGGAAATCCTTTGCCCTCTCCCCAGGTCGCAGACGCTCCGGCTGCTGAAGCCACCGATCCCGCACCGCCGTCCCGCCGGCTGGCAGACGGAGGCCGAGCTGCTGTTGGCCCTGCCGAGGCCGCAGACAGCGGAGGCGGAGGAGAAGCCCCGTCTgcccagga encodes:
- the LOC118260637 gene encoding keratin, type II cytoskeletal 4-like, which translates into the protein MSRQCYTSSSLLGRRGFSSASAVCGLGRANSSSASVCQPAGRRCGIGGFSSRSVCDLGRGQRISFGGSCRSGVYGGAGVGRCGVAYGGGRFGVGTVVGFGNCGGYGGLGSFRGLGDGVAIGGYGGGISIGLGGGRSEGIRGVSIHPELLKPLCVGVDPEECQVRTHEKEQIKNLNNQFACFIDKVRLLEQQNKVLTTKWELLQQYVLPASRRNLEPVFENFICNLRKQLECVLGERERLENEERCLRDLVQEYKCKYEDEINKRTAAENEFVVLKKDVDCLYLTKEELEVRVGLLRQQLEFLKCIYAEERAQLDCQLCDTSVIVQMDNSRDLDMEGIIKSVECCYEEIAQKSKAEVEAFYQTRLEELHSSRGKFCDDLRNNQSEIAELNRMIQKLQCESDNVKKQIAALQTAICDAEQRGDCALKDARQKLIDLQTALQQAKDKMACLLRDYQELLNVKLALDIEIATYRTLLEGEESRICTGNPVSVAVVSGGGTVGECRSLSGIGGKCAVKTGGAAAGLGVVSSFGVSNAGFSTRSVDCLPRVGGGFGARSAVSCVGREVITGAEGVQCAPGVASLGNVVCAGVEQCSPGAVIIPGPGVCGAGSRYSTAVRVVRTTR